DNA from uncultured Fusobacterium sp.:
GGGTATATATATGAAAAAATTTTTAATGAAATTATTTATTGGAATGTTTATGCTTTCTTCTTTTGGTTTTGCTAAAGATTATGAAATAACAGTTAGTGCTGCTGCTAGTTTGAAAGAGGTTATGGGTGATCTAATAAAAAAATTTGAAGGAGAAAATAAAGGAGTTAAAGTTAATATCAACCTTGGAGGTTCAGGTGCTTTAAAAAATCAAATTATAGCTGGTGCTCCTGTAGATTTAGTTTTCTTTGCTTCACAAAAAGACTTAAAAGATTTAGATAAAAAAGGGTTAGTAGAAAAAGATTATCAAGGAGATATATTAAAAAACAGATTAATAGTAGCTGGAAGAAGTAATATAAATTCCTTAGAAGATTTAATTGGTAGTAAGGTAGCTATAGGAACTCCAGAAACTGTTCCTGCTGGTAAATATGCTAAAGAAGCTTTTATAAATTCTAAAATTTGGGAAAAAATTGAAAATGATATAGTTTATGCTAAAGATGTTAGAAGTGCTGCTCAATATGTAGATCTATATGAAGTAGATTTTTCTTTAATTTATAAAACAGATGCAAAAGTATTAAAAAATAGTGAAATTGTATATATAGTACCTGAAGAATTACACTCACCTATTGTTTATAGTTATGGAATAATAAAAGATAGAGCTTCTGAAGAAGTTGTTAAATTTTATGAATTTTTAGCTTCTGAAACTGCTAAAAAATATTATGAAAAATATAATTTTGAATTAGCTAAATAAAAATAACTAAAGAATAGGAATTTAAATAATGTTATCAGAAAATATACAGGTTATCTTATTAACTTTAAAAATTGCTACAATTTCAACTTTTTTAGTCACAATAGTTTCTATACTATTGGTTTGG
Protein-coding regions in this window:
- the modA gene encoding molybdate ABC transporter substrate-binding protein is translated as MKKFLMKLFIGMFMLSSFGFAKDYEITVSAAASLKEVMGDLIKKFEGENKGVKVNINLGGSGALKNQIIAGAPVDLVFFASQKDLKDLDKKGLVEKDYQGDILKNRLIVAGRSNINSLEDLIGSKVAIGTPETVPAGKYAKEAFINSKIWEKIENDIVYAKDVRSAAQYVDLYEVDFSLIYKTDAKVLKNSEIVYIVPEELHSPIVYSYGIIKDRASEEVVKFYEFLASETAKKYYEKYNFELAK